A region from the Arachis ipaensis cultivar K30076 chromosome B01, Araip1.1, whole genome shotgun sequence genome encodes:
- the LOC107621393 gene encoding uncharacterized protein LOC107621393, which translates to MEAVGSRLGRASSRYGAPTVFSGPVRKWKKKWVHVSSSSLHTTNTTNTHSHSTTTNTTTNNNVNSASSRLLLRRWTPITASSAAEDDGDPRDVSDEPPRRKFRYTPIAVLEEQKKAVIEKVEDELIADRDQLPEDQRNVNHEIHGMLNMNEMSEESKDSNIGELDLGLSYPGINSKTQ; encoded by the exons ATGGAAGCGGTGGGTTCAAGGCTGGGCCGAGCCTCCTCCCGCTACGGCGCACCCACCGTGTTCAGCGGCCCCGTCAGGAAGTGGAAGAAGAAGTGGGTCCAcgtctcttcttcctctttacaCACCACCAATACCACTAACACTCACTCTCACTCCACCACAACCAACACTACCACCAACAACAACGTCAACAGCGCTTCCTCTCGCCTCCTTCTCCGCCGTTGGACACCCATCACTGCCTCCTCTGCTGCCGAAGACGACGGCGACCCACGCGATGTCTCTGACGAGCCACCGCGAAGGAAGTTCCGCTATACTCCT ATTGCTGTGCTTGAAGAACAGAAGAAGGCTGTTATTGAAAAGGTTGAAGATGAACTCATAGCTGATCGTGACCAATTGCCCGAAGATCAGAGAAATGTGAATCATGAGATCCACGGAATGCTGAATATGAATGAAATGTCAGAGGAGAGCAAG GATTCTAACATTGGTGAGTTGGATCTCGGTTTGAGCTACCCTGGCATCAACAGCAAAACACAGTGA
- the LOC107621305 gene encoding uncharacterized protein LOC107621305 yields MSLYRVFSRSSRSLCRSSTLLYASAKPQSMPTTLSNHFHSLVHQSPNKLIPIQSNLLNLPINSFSNPRFDFSSSAYPEPASDDPAKTTEEANVTDHSNQAKSMDQTKESDIGSECDLSRDDLIKLAAEKEGLLKVKQKEIEKMQDKVLRTYAEMENVMDRTRREAENSKKFAIQNFAKSLLDVADNLGRASSVVKESFSKIEAPNDSVEAAQLLKTLLEGVEMTEKQLVEVFKKFGVEKFDPTNEAFNPHRHNAIFQMPDASKPPGTVGVVLKAGYMLHERVLRPAEVGVTQQAED; encoded by the exons ATGTCGCTATACAGGGTCTTCTCTCGTTCTTCAAGGTCCTTGTGTCGAAGCTCTACGCTTCTCTATGCTTCCGCAAAGCCCCAATCCATGCCCACAACGCTCTCCAATCACTTTCATTCCCTCGTGCATCAATCGCCAAACAAG CTGATTCCAATTCAATCCAATTTATTGAACCTACCAATAAATTCATTTTCAAATCCAAGATTTGATTTTTCTTCATCGGCTTACCCTGAACCTGCAAGTGATGACCCTGCAAAGACAACTGAAGAAGCTAATGTAACTGATCACAGTAATCAAGCGAAATCTATGGATCAGACCAAAGAATCAG ATATAGGGAGTGAATGTGACCTATCAAGGGATGATTTAATAAAGCTTGCAGCTGAGAAAGAAGGACTTTTGAAGGTAAAGCAAAAAGAGATTGAGAAAATGCAGGATAAAGTTCTCCGTACTTATGCCGAGATGGAGAATGTCATGGATAGGACTAGACGTGAAGCAGAGAATTCGAAAAAATTTGCTATACAG AATTTTGCGAAGAGTTTACTAGATGTTGCTGATAACTTGGGAAGAGCTTCCTCTGTTGTAAAGGAGAGTTTTTCAAAGATTGAAGCACCAAATGACTCTGTTGAAGCTGCACAACTTCTGAAAACACTTCTTGAGGGTGTTGAAATGACTGAAAAACAGCTTGTAGAG GTATTCAAGAAGTTTGGTGTAGAAAAATTTGATCCCACAAATGAGGCATTCAATCCTCACAGGCATAATGCCATCTTCCAGATGCCTGATGCTTCCAAGCCCCCAGGCACTGTTGGAGTTGTTCTGAAG GCAGGTTATATGCTTCATGAGCGAGTTCTTCGTCCGGCAGAAGTTGGTGTTACCCAACAAGCAGAGGATTAA